Proteins encoded by one window of Arachis ipaensis cultivar K30076 chromosome B04, Araip1.1, whole genome shotgun sequence:
- the LOC107637689 gene encoding L-ascorbate oxidase homolog, whose translation MARAAISVVMLCLFAATVIAEDPYVYYTWNVSYGTISPFGAPKQAILINDQFPGPEINCSSNNNIVVNVFNNLDEPLLFTWHGIQHRKNSWQDGTPGTMCPILPGTNFTYKFQVKDQIGTYFYYPSLGLHRTAGGVGGLRIFSRLLIPVPYPDPEAEPSFLIGDYYAKSHTALKQILDNGGSLGMPNGVLINGESVKHLHGDNKPQFTMKPGKTYKLRICNVGSKDSLNFRIQGHPMTLVETEGSHTVQNAYESLDVHVGQCFTVLITANQEPREYAVIASTRFTPYILEGKAIISYEGAKKHASLFLPLSPITWFWSLNQFRTFRWNLTASAARPNPQGSYHYGQINITRTIKIVNSVARDASGKLRYAINGVSHVDPETPLKLAQYYGVGDKVFQYNLISDSPADYISEVTVAPNVLNATFRDFVEIIFENPTVSVQSYNLDGYSFFLVGMEAGRWSPDKRESYNLLDAVSRHTVQVFPNSWSAILLTFDNAGMWNLRSDNAENRYLGQQMYVSVLSPEKSLRDEYNLPLTQQVCGIVKDMPVPAPVYH comes from the exons ATGGCTCGTGCGGCTATTTCCGTGGTGATGCTTTGCCTCTTTGCAGCAACTGTGATTGCTGAAGATCCATATGTCTACTACACATGGAATGTCTCTTATGGCACCATTTCTCCATTCGGTGCTCCAAAACAAGCTATCCTCATCAACGACCAGTTCCCTGGCCCTGAAATCAACTGCTCCAGCAACAACAACATTGTTGTCAATGTCTTCAACAACCTCGACGAGCCACTCCTCTTCACCTGGCACGGAATCCAACACAGGAAGAACTCATGGCAAGATGGTACCCCAGGTACCATGTGCCCCATCCTTCCTGGCACCAACTTCACCTACAAGTTCCAGGTCAAGGACCAAATTGGTACCTACTTCTACTACCCAAGCCTTGGCCTCCACAGAACCGCTGGTGGTGTTGGTGGTCTCAGAATCTTCAGCAGGTTGTTGATCCCAGTTCCGTACCCAGATCCCGAGGCTGAGCCCTCATTCCTCATTGGTGACTACTATGCCAAGAGCCACACGGCCTTGAAGCAGATCCTTGACAATGGCGGCTCCCTTGGAATGCCTAATGGTGTCCTTATCAACGGTGAAAGTGTCAAGCATTTGCATGGAGACAACAAACCACAATTCACAATGAAGCCTGGAAAGACCTACAAATTGAGAATCTGCAACGTTGGTAGCAAAGACTCATTGAACTTCAGAATCCAAGGTCATCCCATGACACTTGTTGAGACTGAAGGCTCACACACCGTCCAGAACGCCTACGAGTCTCTCGACGTCCACGTCGGACAGTGCTTCACCGTTCTCATCACCGCCAACCAGGAGCCAAGGGAATACGCCGTTATTGCCTCAACTCGCTTCACTCCTTACATCCTTGAGGGAAAAGCCATCATTAGCTACGAAGGAGCCAAGAAACACGCTTCATTGTTCCTTCCACTTTCTCCCATCACCTGGTTCTGGTCCCTCAACCAGTTCAGGACATTCAGGTGGAACCTTACCGCTAGCGCTGCCAGGCCTAACCCTCAGGGATCTTACCACTACGGTCAGATCAACATCACTCGCACTATCAAGATCGTTAACTCTGTTGCCAGGGATGCTAGTGGCAAGCTCAGGTATGCCATCAATGGCGTTTCCCATGTTGATCCCGAGACTCCACTCAAGCTCGCTCAGTACTACGGTGTTGGTGACAAGGTCTTCCAGTACAACCTCATCAGCGACAGCCCCGCCGATTACATCAGCGAGGTCACCGTCGCCCCTAATGTCCTCAACGCCACCTTCAGGGATTTCGTTGAGATCATCTTTGAGAACCCCACCGTGTCCGTCCAGTCCTACAACCTTGACGGTTACTCTTTCTTCCTTGTTGG CATGGAGGCAGGAAGGTGGAGCCCAGACAAGAGGGAGAGCTACAACCTTCTTGATGCTGTGAGCAGGCACACCGTGCAAGTGTTCCCTAACTCATGGTCCGCCATTTTGTTGACATTCGACAATGCCGGAATGTGGAACTTGAGGTCTGACAATGCCGAAAACCGCTACTTGGGACAACAGATGTACGTTAGCGTTTTGTCACCAGAGAAGTCCTTGAGGGATGAGTACAACCTTCCCCTCACCCAACAAGTCTGCGGTATCGTAAAGGATATGCCAGTTCCTGCACCAGTTTACCACTAA
- the LOC107637688 gene encoding uncharacterized protein LOC107637688 has translation MVWWLWSILIQTSLIPIPASESESSSPLPLHSSSSAQPIAPSCLFPADRRPLPSTLWVPQRRSQVSSLVHSFSKFKPQTPQFKSPPTDLPPFGSSAPLPTPDPLSGSVTHCRCRAHYRGFTATSSSSPCRGRLVAGHHRWSSPFLRRVDVILISDSDLYF, from the exons ATGGTCTGGTGGTTGTGGAGCATTTTG ATACAAACTTCCCTAATCCCTATCCCTGCTTCAGAGAGTGAGAGTTCCTCTCCTCTGCCTCTCCACTCCTCCTCAAGCGCTCAGCCTATTGCCCCCTCCTGTCTCTTTCCCGCCGACCGCCGACCGCTACCTTCCACCCTCTGGGTCCCTCAGCGCCGCAGTCAAGTCTCCTCTCTTGTCCACTCCTTCTCAAAGTTCAAACCCCAGACCCCGCAGTTCAAGTCTCCGCCGACAGACCTCCCACCCTTTGGGTCCTCAGCGCCGCTTCCCACCCCAGACCCCCTGAGTGGCTCGGTCACTCACTGCAGGTGTCGAGCTCACTATCGTGGGTTCACGGCAACGTCGTCTTCTTCTCCTTGTCGTGGCAGACTCGTCGCCGGTCATCATCGCTGGTCTTCTCCTTTTCTCCGTCGG GTTGATGTGATTTtgatttctgattctgatttaTATTTCTGA